The following is a genomic window from Scytonema millei VB511283.
TCAAGGTATTGGAGCGGGGTTCGTACCGCAAGTGCTAAAAGTAGACTTGATTGATGAAGTCATTACCGTAACCGATGAGGAGTCGATCGCCTACGGTAGGCGTTTGGCAAAGGAAGAAGGGTTGCTATCGGGGATTTCTTCTGGATCGGCTTTGGCTGCGGCAGTTCGGGTAGCTCAGCGTCCAGAAAATAAAGACAAGCTAATTGTGATGATTCAGCCCAGCTTTGGCGAACGCTACTTGAGTACGCCATTGTTTCAAGATCTTGAGCCGAGACTACCCGCCACGGTTAGTTAACGCTAAAGTGATTGAATGGTTCACTCAAATCACTACGAAATCCTTCGAATTCAACCTAATGCCAGCCAAGCGGAGATCAAATCTGCCTATCGCCACTTGGTGAAGCAATTTCATCCCGACACGAATCCTAAGACAGGCGATCGCGATCGGATTATTCAGATTAACGCTGCTTATGAAGTGTTGAGCGACGTTCAAAGCCGTCGGCAGTACGATCGCCAATTAGGAGTAGGTGCGCCCAAGCGATCGCCTTATTCAACTACCACACAACAGCGATCGTCCCAGCGCCCAAATGCTCGCTCTTCCTACCAAAATCGTCCTAGTGGTAGAGATGCTGACGAACAGATAGAACAATGGATGCAGCAAGTATATCAACCTGTTAATCGATCGCTATGTCGAATCTTAAACTCTTTAGAACAACAAATCGAAGAATTATCTGCCGATCCGTTTGATGACGAACTTTTGGACAAGTTTCAGGCTTACATTGTCGATTGTAAGGACTGGCTGAAAC
Proteins encoded in this region:
- a CDS encoding J domain-containing protein; translated protein: MVHSNHYEILRIQPNASQAEIKSAYRHLVKQFHPDTNPKTGDRDRIIQINAAYEVLSDVQSRRQYDRQLGVGAPKRSPYSTTTQQRSSQRPNARSSYQNRPSGRDADEQIEQWMQQVYQPVNRSLCRILNSLEQQIEELSADPFDDELLDKFQAYIVDCKDWLKQAQKTFRSRPNPPSMGKAAAHLYYCINQVADGLDELAYFPLNYDERYLHVGQEMFRIAHGLHCEAQKSVEAIA